TGGATCAACGTGATTTCGGGATTATTCCTGAGGTAAATGATCGAGAATATTACACGAATTCTTTTCATATTCCCGTGTATTACACACTCCCGGCTGCTCGTAAAATCAGCTTGGAAGCTCCGTTCCATAACCTATGCAACGCTGGTGCGATATCATACATTGAGCTGGACGGTAATGCGCGGAATAACCCGGATGCGTTTCTTAAAATTGTTCAATACGCGCTGCATCAGAATATCGGCTACTTCTCCATCAACCATCCGGTGGATCGTTGTACGGAATGCGGTTATGAAGGGATTATCGGGACAAGCTGCCCCCAATGTGGCACAGATGAGGAGCACACACACTTTCAGCGCTTACGTCGGGTAACCGGATATCTGACAGGAGATTATACCGTTCGCTTTAATGCTGCAAAACAGGCAGAAGTTCGAGACCGGGTGAAACATAAGTGAATTTATGTGGCTACATTCCGGAATCTCTGAATGAAGGATACGGCCTGCGTACCGTCGTGTTCATTAGCGGTTGCCGTCATGCCTGTCCCGGATGCTTTAATCCAGCGTCGTGGAGCTTCCGTGCAGGTGAGCCATTCACCCCCCAACGACAACAGGAGGTCATTCGTGACATCATGGAAAATCCGTTGTTGGACGGACTGACTCTCTGCGGGGGAGACCCGTTTTTCTCAGCAGCAGAATGCTCGCAATTTGTGCGTGACTTCCGTGCGGCCTGTCCCGACCGAACCGTGTGGGCTTACACTGGCTTTGTCTATGAAGATCTACTCACAGATCAGGAGCGACAAAAGCTAGCACTTTTGTGCGATGTGATTGTGGATGGTCGTTTTGTAGAACAGCAAAAGGACCTGACCCTTCCCTTCCGGGGCAGTCGCAACCAGCGTCTAGTAGATGTAAAAGCTAGCATTCAGGCAGGCTATACCGTTTCATTGGCTTAAACTCGGCATATGGTATATCTAATCTAGGACAAGTCTCCATCATGGATGAGGCTTGTCTTTTTTTGCATATCCCTAACAGATTCCATTGCAGTTTCTATTGCGCATCCTGCAAGTTTCACTTATGATGGTGAACAAGTATACGAGTGCATAATTATTCGTCATACCTTAACCGCATAGCTTGGAGATAGGTGTCTGTTCTATTCAGATCAGGCTTAAAAGGGAAGCCGGTGCAAATCCGGCACGGTCCCGCCACTGTAAACGGGGAACTTTCAGCTGTTCATACAACCACTGGTCCACAGACCGGGAAGGGATGCTGAGAGTCATGATCCGTAAGTCAGGAGACCTGCCTATTTTAACAACATCGCAAGTACCTACGGAAGATAGGGAGGTGTTAAGAGCAGTCGCCGTATTTTTGATTTTTTAATCACGGAGGCATTCTTTCCCCTACTTATTTTTAACTCTGGGGGGAAGAATGCCTTTTTTGGTACGTAAAAATAAAACAGCCACCCGCTAGGAGGAAAAGTACATGTCCGTCATTGAATGGCCTGAATTGTCCGGCTTAATTAGCAGTAATCTGGGATATCCGCGTATCGGCGAAAACCGGGAATGGAAGAAAGCACTGGAACGCTTCTGGAACGGCAGTATTAACGAAAGCGAACTGCAAACGGAGATGAAAAGATTACGGTTGGAGCATCTGAGCAAGCAGCGTGACAAGGGGATTGATCGCATTCCTGTCGGAGACTTCTCCTATTATGATCACATGCTGGATACATCTGTGATGTTCGGTCTGGTACCCGAAAGGTTCAACCATCGTCCCGCAGGTCCGGTTCCTCTGTCCGTGTATTTCGGGATCGCTCGTGGACAGAAGGGAGCAACCGCCAGTGAAATGACCAAATGGATGAATACCAATTATCACTACATCGTTCCTGAATTGGCAAACGCAGTCCCGGTGTTCACTGAAAATAAACCTTTACAGGCTTATCTTGAAGCAAAACAGGAGCTAGGCATTGATGGGAAACCGGTCCTCATCGGCCCCTATTCATTCGTTACCCTTTCCAAAGGCTATGATCGTAAGGAACTTGCTTCTATTATAAGAACCTTCCTGCCTTTATACACCCGT
The Paenibacillus peoriae DNA segment above includes these coding regions:
- the nrdG gene encoding anaerobic ribonucleoside-triphosphate reductase activating protein, whose product is MNLCGYIPESLNEGYGLRTVVFISGCRHACPGCFNPASWSFRAGEPFTPQRQQEVIRDIMENPLLDGLTLCGGDPFFSAAECSQFVRDFRAACPDRTVWAYTGFVYEDLLTDQERQKLALLCDVIVDGRFVEQQKDLTLPFRGSRNQRLVDVKASIQAGYTVSLA